In Ilumatobacter fluminis, the following proteins share a genomic window:
- a CDS encoding NAD(P)H-dependent flavin oxidoreductase: protein MTATSSALPAAFDNTVTRQLGVEIPIVQAPMGWIARSQLASAVSQAGAMGIIETSSGELDAVKDEIRTMKDLTDRPFGVNIAQAFVRDPSIAEFVIEQGVEFVTTSAGSPTKYTSTLKEAGLIVYHVVPTLQAALKAVDAGVDGLIVEGGEGGGFKSPTPVSTMVLLPLVCSRVDVPVIAAGGITDGATMAAAFALGAQGVQMGTRMVSAAESPVHDNWKQAIVDAAETDTVLLNQRHSPALRALKTGRTTALVDAEHNVFADFGDAKSLYYGGDMEAAIALSGQVAGRIDSVRPVADIIGDTVREFGEVVDRLAGVGSR, encoded by the coding sequence ATGACCGCCACATCGTCCGCCCTCCCCGCCGCGTTCGACAACACCGTGACCCGCCAGCTCGGCGTCGAGATCCCGATCGTGCAGGCCCCGATGGGCTGGATCGCCCGCAGTCAGCTCGCTTCCGCCGTGTCGCAGGCCGGGGCGATGGGGATCATCGAGACGTCGTCGGGCGAACTCGACGCCGTCAAGGACGAGATCCGGACCATGAAGGATCTCACCGACCGACCCTTCGGTGTGAACATCGCGCAGGCATTCGTCCGCGACCCGTCGATCGCCGAGTTCGTGATCGAGCAGGGTGTGGAGTTCGTCACCACGTCGGCCGGTTCGCCCACCAAGTACACCTCGACGCTCAAGGAAGCGGGCCTCATCGTGTACCACGTCGTGCCGACCCTGCAGGCAGCGCTGAAGGCGGTCGACGCCGGCGTCGACGGGCTGATCGTCGAAGGCGGTGAAGGCGGCGGCTTCAAGTCGCCGACCCCGGTCTCGACGATGGTGCTGCTGCCGCTCGTGTGCTCGCGCGTCGACGTGCCGGTGATCGCCGCCGGCGGCATCACCGACGGCGCCACGATGGCGGCCGCGTTCGCCCTCGGGGCCCAAGGCGTCCAGATGGGCACCCGGATGGTGTCGGCCGCCGAGTCACCGGTGCACGACAACTGGAAGCAGGCGATCGTCGACGCCGCCGAGACCGACACCGTGCTCCTGAACCAGCGCCACTCCCCCGCCCTGCGTGCGCTCAAGACCGGGCGGACGACCGCACTCGTCGACGCCGAGCACAACGTGTTCGCCGACTTCGGTGACGCGAAGTCGCTCTACTACGGCGGCGACATGGAAGCGGCGATCGCCCTGTCGGGACAGGTCGCGGGTCGGATCGACTCGGTGCGTCCCGTGGCCGACATCATCGGCGACACCGTGCGAGAGTTCGGCGAGGTCGTCGACCGGCTCGCCGGCGTCGGATCCCGCTGA
- the prcB gene encoding proteasome subunit beta gives MPFFEPGDDPGSNFPELLRRVGLSGHGEQSGQIDVPHATTCVALRFADGVVMAGDRRATSGNLISHRAMEKVVQADRYSGVAIAGAAGPAMEMIRLFQLQLEHYEKVEGSPLSLEGKANQLSMMVRGNLPAAMQGMVVVPLFAGYDLRRDVGRLFAYDVTGGRYEEREYVATGSGSLHASTVIKVGFRSAMTRDDAIDLAVRSLWEAADADSATGGPDALRGIYPIVATVTSDGWEPVGDDDLAERFRRIADDVLVRTTPPAPDPALGGDDA, from the coding sequence ATGCCGTTCTTCGAGCCCGGTGACGATCCGGGTTCGAACTTCCCGGAGCTGCTCCGGCGCGTCGGCCTGTCCGGCCACGGCGAGCAGTCCGGTCAGATCGACGTGCCGCACGCCACGACGTGCGTCGCACTCCGTTTCGCCGACGGTGTCGTCATGGCGGGCGACCGCCGGGCGACGTCGGGCAACCTGATCTCGCATCGGGCGATGGAGAAGGTCGTCCAGGCCGATCGGTACAGCGGCGTCGCCATCGCCGGTGCTGCCGGCCCGGCGATGGAGATGATCCGCCTCTTCCAGCTGCAGCTCGAGCACTACGAGAAGGTCGAGGGTTCACCGCTCAGCCTCGAGGGCAAGGCCAACCAGCTGTCGATGATGGTGCGCGGCAACCTGCCGGCGGCCATGCAGGGCATGGTCGTCGTGCCGCTGTTCGCCGGGTACGACCTGCGACGCGACGTCGGGCGTCTGTTCGCCTACGACGTCACCGGTGGCCGCTACGAGGAGCGCGAGTACGTCGCGACCGGCTCGGGCAGCCTCCACGCCAGCACCGTGATCAAGGTCGGCTTCCGCTCGGCGATGACGCGCGACGACGCGATCGACCTGGCGGTGCGGTCGCTGTGGGAGGCCGCCGACGCCGACTCGGCCACGGGTGGCCCCGATGCCCTGCGCGGCATCTACCCGATCGTCGCCACGGTCACGTCCGACGGCTGGGAACCGGTCGGCGACGACGATCTGGCCGAGCGCTTCCGGCGCATCGCCGACGACGTCCTCGTGCGCACCACACCGCCCGCACCCGACCCGGCGCTCGGAGGTGACGACGCATGA
- a CDS encoding ubiquitin-like protein Pup, which translates to MAERINKQKTTSDRTDETVEEAEPAVSESGEKLKADLDDLLDEIDEVLETNAEDFVKSYVQKGGQ; encoded by the coding sequence ATGGCAGAACGCATCAACAAGCAGAAGACCACAAGCGACCGCACCGACGAGACCGTCGAAGAAGCCGAACCCGCCGTCAGTGAGTCCGGCGAGAAGCTGAAGGCCGACCTCGACGATCTGCTCGACGAGATCGACGAAGTGCTCGAGACCAACGCCGAAGACTTCGTGAAGTCCTACGTGCAGAAGGGCGGGCAGTAG
- a CDS encoding LLM class flavin-dependent oxidoreductase yields the protein MIPLSVLDLSVVRDGGTSSLALDHTTRLAQHADRLGFLRFWVAEHHNMGTVASTTPGVLAAHLAATTERIKVGSGGVMLPNHAPLAIAEQFALLESLYPGRIDLGIGRAPGTDPRTASAFGRHPHESVEKFPRDLIDVMGMLGDQRGDEGMWTSFRATPVLTSSPTVALLGSSGYSAQLAGMLGLPFAYAHHFDTGQTNLASQLYLDKFEPSPVLDEPYLILGVGALAAETDDEAARIGLPSQILRLGIRTNKRNPLVSPDAAVDHPDAQQARTMPSQQLIGSTERVVEGLRDLVHRTKADELMLTAATYDLEDRLRSLDLIHAAWR from the coding sequence GTGATCCCCCTCTCGGTCCTCGACCTGTCGGTCGTGCGTGACGGCGGCACGTCGTCGCTCGCACTCGACCACACCACCCGGTTGGCTCAACACGCCGATCGGCTCGGCTTCCTGCGGTTCTGGGTCGCTGAACACCACAACATGGGAACGGTCGCGTCGACGACGCCGGGCGTGCTCGCAGCGCACCTCGCCGCCACGACCGAACGGATCAAGGTCGGCTCGGGCGGCGTCATGCTCCCCAACCACGCACCGCTCGCGATCGCCGAGCAGTTCGCACTGCTCGAGTCGCTGTACCCCGGCCGGATCGACCTCGGTATCGGTCGGGCTCCGGGCACCGATCCGCGGACCGCGTCGGCGTTCGGCCGTCATCCGCACGAGAGCGTCGAGAAATTCCCGCGCGACCTGATCGACGTGATGGGGATGCTCGGCGACCAGCGGGGCGACGAAGGGATGTGGACCTCGTTCCGTGCGACGCCGGTGCTCACCAGCTCCCCCACCGTGGCACTGCTCGGGTCGTCGGGCTACAGCGCTCAGCTGGCCGGCATGCTCGGCCTGCCGTTCGCCTACGCCCACCACTTCGACACCGGTCAGACGAACCTCGCATCGCAGCTCTACCTCGACAAGTTCGAGCCGTCACCGGTGCTCGATGAGCCGTACCTCATCCTCGGCGTCGGTGCGCTGGCGGCCGAGACCGACGACGAGGCGGCGCGCATCGGGCTCCCGAGCCAGATCCTCCGATTGGGGATCCGCACGAACAAGCGGAATCCGCTCGTGTCCCCCGACGCTGCCGTCGACCACCCCGACGCCCAGCAGGCGCGGACCATGCCATCACAGCAGCTGATCGGCAGCACCGAACGGGTGGTCGAGGGGTTGCGAGATCTCGTCCACCGGACCAAAGCAGACGAACTGATGCTCACGGCGGCCACCTACGACCTCGAGGACAGGCTCCGCAGCCTCGATCTCATCCACGCCGCCTGGCGGTGA
- the arc gene encoding proteasome ATPase, whose amino-acid sequence MADARVGSDQEHTTGKETDVDDSVNSDDHQANERAALEAQLTMAAEENAHLRSRLADTPNRIRSLEERLLETKGQLSQATAQNEKLSYTLREAREHIASLRDEVDKLTQPPNAYGVVVGLNDDDTIDILTSGRKMRVQVHPEIDLDLLEIGAEVALNESFNVIDARHPDTTGDVVSLKEVMDDGVRAIVVGRADEELVVELASQIRGVRLRAGDMLRLDPRSNMLLEKLPRPEVEDLLLEEVPDISYADIGGLDDQIEEIADAVELPFLHQDLFAEHRLPAPKGILLYGPPGCGKTLIAKAVANSLAKKVADKMGEGKGRSYFINIKGPELLNKYVGETERQIRLVFQRAREKSEEGWPVIVFFDEMDSMFRTRGSGISSDMESTIVPQLLAEIDGVEGLRNVIVIGATNREDLIDPAILRPGRLDVKIKIERPSAAAATAIFARYLTDEIPIMEGEDVPVMIDRTVEEMYRDDDANRFLEVTYQNGDKEILYYKDFASGAMIENIVRRAKKLAIKRVISGGTRGVCADDLIASIKQEYKEHEDLPNTTNPDDWAKISGKKGERIVFIRTLVNQGDDHDPLGGRTIERTQTGQYL is encoded by the coding sequence ATCGCAGACGCGCGTGTAGGTTCAGACCAAGAGCACACGACCGGAAAGGAAACGGACGTGGACGACAGCGTGAACAGCGACGACCACCAGGCGAACGAGCGTGCCGCACTCGAGGCGCAGCTCACCATGGCCGCGGAAGAGAACGCCCATCTGCGTTCTCGGCTGGCCGACACGCCGAACCGCATCCGCTCGCTCGAGGAGCGGCTGCTCGAGACGAAGGGCCAGTTGTCGCAGGCGACGGCCCAGAACGAGAAACTGAGCTACACCCTCCGCGAGGCGCGCGAGCACATCGCGTCACTGCGCGACGAGGTCGACAAGCTCACCCAACCGCCGAATGCGTACGGCGTCGTGGTCGGCCTCAACGACGACGACACGATCGACATTCTCACCAGCGGCCGCAAGATGCGGGTCCAGGTGCATCCCGAGATCGACCTCGACCTGCTCGAGATCGGCGCCGAGGTCGCGTTGAACGAGAGCTTCAACGTGATCGACGCCCGTCACCCCGACACGACCGGCGACGTGGTGTCGCTGAAGGAAGTGATGGACGACGGCGTCCGGGCGATCGTCGTCGGCCGCGCCGACGAAGAACTCGTCGTCGAACTGGCGAGCCAGATCCGCGGTGTGCGGCTCCGTGCGGGCGACATGCTCCGGCTCGACCCCCGGTCGAACATGCTGCTCGAGAAGCTGCCACGGCCCGAGGTCGAAGACCTGCTGCTCGAAGAGGTCCCCGACATCAGCTACGCCGACATCGGCGGCCTCGACGACCAGATCGAGGAGATCGCCGACGCCGTCGAACTGCCCTTCCTGCACCAGGACCTCTTCGCCGAGCATCGCCTGCCGGCACCGAAGGGCATCCTGCTCTACGGGCCGCCCGGCTGCGGCAAGACCCTGATCGCCAAGGCGGTGGCCAACAGCCTGGCCAAGAAGGTCGCCGACAAGATGGGGGAGGGCAAGGGCCGCTCCTACTTCATCAACATCAAGGGCCCCGAACTGCTCAACAAGTACGTCGGAGAGACCGAGCGCCAGATCCGCCTCGTGTTCCAGCGAGCTCGTGAGAAGAGCGAGGAGGGGTGGCCCGTCATCGTGTTCTTCGACGAGATGGACTCGATGTTCCGCACCCGTGGCTCGGGCATCAGCTCCGACATGGAATCGACGATCGTCCCCCAGCTGCTCGCCGAGATCGACGGTGTCGAGGGGCTCCGCAACGTCATCGTGATCGGTGCGACCAACCGCGAAGACCTGATCGATCCGGCGATCCTGCGTCCCGGCCGTCTCGACGTGAAGATCAAGATCGAGCGTCCGAGCGCCGCTGCGGCAACGGCGATCTTCGCTCGCTATCTGACCGACGAGATCCCGATCATGGAGGGCGAGGACGTCCCCGTGATGATCGACCGCACGGTCGAGGAGATGTACCGCGACGACGACGCCAACCGGTTCCTCGAGGTGACCTACCAGAACGGCGACAAGGAGATCCTGTACTACAAGGACTTCGCGAGTGGCGCCATGATCGAGAACATCGTCCGTCGCGCCAAGAAGTTGGCGATCAAGCGGGTGATCAGCGGTGGCACGCGCGGCGTGTGCGCCGACGACCTGATCGCGTCGATCAAGCAAGAGTACAAGGAGCACGAGGACCTGCCGAACACGACGAACCCGGACGACTGGGCGAAGATCTCCGGCAAGAAGGGCGAACGGATCGTGTTCATCCGCACCCTCGTCAACCAGGGCGACGATCACGACCCGCTCGGTGGTCGCACGATCGAACGCACCCAGACCGGTCAGTACCTGTAG
- the dop gene encoding depupylase/deamidase Dop — protein MSIHKVCGIETEYGIVVRGGDNNPVSASSLLINAYVSATSKKVGWDFEDETPANDARGFNLDAVFAPEIETTLVNAVLPNGARYYVDHAHPEISIPEVTNALEAVTWDRAADEIIRRSMRHADNILDDGAEVIVYKNNSDGKGNSYGCHENYLMAREVPFGRIATQITPHFVTRQVFCGAGKVGCEQPGREPGDVAYQLSQRADFFEEEIGLETTLKRPIVNTRDEPHCDPQQYRRLHVIAGDANMSEVATYLKVGTTAIVLAMIEDDVMGDDLVLGNPVPAVRQVSHDPTLRQTIMLRDGRRATALEIQFGLLERAQKYAQTHGLEPVGADVGHDVLARWETMLTALEADPESVADQVDWVAKRRLVDGFRSRHDLPADSPKLKAIDLQYHDLRTDRGLAYRVGLRTIADPDEIIDAITEPPTTTRAYFRGRCLQKFPDDIVAANWDSMVFDVGRDPLRRVPMMEPLRGTAHHVATLIDESTTAAELLDRLGA, from the coding sequence ATGTCGATCCACAAGGTCTGCGGTATCGAGACCGAGTACGGCATCGTCGTGCGTGGGGGCGACAACAATCCGGTCAGCGCCTCGTCGCTCCTGATCAACGCCTACGTCAGCGCGACGTCGAAGAAGGTCGGCTGGGACTTCGAGGACGAGACCCCGGCGAACGACGCACGCGGGTTCAACCTCGACGCCGTCTTCGCGCCCGAGATCGAGACGACCCTGGTCAACGCCGTCTTGCCGAACGGTGCCCGCTACTACGTCGATCACGCCCACCCCGAGATCTCGATCCCGGAGGTCACGAACGCGCTCGAGGCGGTCACGTGGGACCGTGCCGCCGACGAGATCATCCGGCGCTCGATGCGTCACGCGGACAACATCCTCGACGACGGCGCCGAGGTCATCGTCTACAAGAACAACTCCGACGGCAAGGGCAACAGTTACGGCTGCCACGAGAACTACCTCATGGCTCGCGAGGTGCCGTTCGGTCGGATCGCCACCCAGATCACGCCCCACTTCGTCACCCGACAGGTGTTCTGCGGTGCGGGCAAGGTCGGCTGTGAGCAACCCGGTCGTGAACCCGGCGACGTCGCGTACCAACTCAGCCAGCGGGCCGACTTCTTCGAGGAGGAGATCGGTCTCGAGACGACGCTGAAGCGTCCGATCGTGAACACCCGCGACGAGCCGCACTGCGACCCGCAGCAGTACCGCCGCCTGCACGTCATCGCCGGCGACGCCAACATGAGCGAGGTCGCCACCTACCTGAAGGTCGGCACCACGGCGATCGTCCTCGCGATGATCGAGGACGACGTGATGGGCGACGATCTCGTGCTCGGCAATCCGGTGCCTGCGGTGCGCCAGGTCAGTCACGACCCGACGCTCCGGCAGACGATCATGCTGCGAGACGGCCGCCGCGCCACCGCGCTCGAGATCCAGTTCGGCCTGCTCGAACGGGCCCAGAAGTACGCCCAGACCCACGGTCTCGAACCCGTCGGCGCCGACGTCGGCCACGACGTGCTCGCACGGTGGGAGACGATGCTGACGGCGCTCGAGGCCGACCCCGAGTCGGTCGCCGACCAGGTCGACTGGGTCGCCAAACGGCGCCTGGTCGACGGGTTCCGCAGCCGACACGACCTACCGGCCGACTCGCCGAAACTCAAGGCGATCGACCTGCAATACCACGATCTCCGCACCGATCGGGGCCTGGCGTACCGCGTCGGTCTCCGCACGATCGCCGACCCGGACGAGATCATCGACGCGATCACCGAACCGCCCACCACGACCAGGGCCTACTTCCGTGGCCGATGCCTGCAGAAGTTCCCCGACGACATCGTCGCCGCCAACTGGGATTCGATGGTGTTCGACGTCGGGCGCGACCCGCTGCGTCGCGTCCCGATGATGGAGCCGCTACGCGGGACCGCCCATCATGTTGCTACGTTGATCGACGAGAGCACCACCGCCGCCGAGCTGCTCGATCGGCTCGGCGCCTGA
- a CDS encoding universal stress protein, with protein sequence MTSRTFVVGVDATDEGGRALEWARAAAYANDSIVAVHAWSLPTMVGIDTLAMIPVDDMERVAAQGLAELIDRIDDDRIEPMAVQGHAGRAIVDVAAERNADVVAVGHQGSGQATMVLGSTANHVIHHAECPVVVCRGDHAPEPLHVVVGVDDHDLEDGENESVRALRFAAMMFPEARIDAVHAWFVPMVAAGRFSNAGGDFDDLDADAIAVVERVIAAADVDPAVTVTARPVNGTPEFALIEESREADLIVVGSRGRGGFRGLLLGSTSLDLASHSHSPVAIVR encoded by the coding sequence ATGACTTCTCGGACATTCGTGGTGGGCGTCGACGCGACCGATGAGGGCGGACGCGCCCTCGAGTGGGCCCGAGCGGCCGCCTACGCCAACGACTCGATCGTCGCCGTCCACGCCTGGAGCCTCCCGACGATGGTCGGCATCGACACCTTGGCGATGATCCCGGTCGACGACATGGAGCGCGTCGCCGCGCAGGGGCTCGCCGAGCTGATCGACCGGATCGACGACGACCGGATCGAACCGATGGCGGTGCAGGGCCACGCTGGCCGGGCGATCGTCGACGTCGCCGCCGAACGCAACGCCGACGTGGTCGCGGTCGGTCACCAGGGTTCGGGCCAGGCGACGATGGTGCTCGGGTCGACCGCCAACCACGTCATCCACCACGCCGAGTGCCCGGTGGTCGTGTGCCGGGGCGACCATGCGCCGGAGCCTTTGCACGTGGTGGTCGGCGTCGACGATCACGACCTGGAAGACGGCGAGAACGAGTCGGTCCGTGCGCTCCGGTTCGCGGCGATGATGTTCCCCGAGGCCCGCATCGACGCCGTGCACGCCTGGTTCGTGCCGATGGTCGCCGCCGGGCGGTTCTCGAACGCCGGCGGTGACTTCGACGACCTCGACGCCGACGCGATCGCGGTCGTCGAGCGGGTGATCGCTGCCGCCGACGTCGATCCGGCCGTCACCGTGACCGCCCGCCCGGTGAACGGCACGCCGGAGTTCGCCCTGATCGAGGAGTCACGCGAGGCCGACCTCATCGTGGTCGGGTCGCGCGGCCGAGGCGGGTTCCGGGGCCTCCTGCTCGGATCGACGAGCCTCGATCTGGCGAGCCACAGCCACAGCCCGGTCGCGATCGTCCGCTGA
- a CDS encoding acyl-CoA dehydrogenase family protein, with amino-acid sequence MYAWSEEHQMIRTAMKDFIAKEIIPIRDDLEHGDLPPYEVLRKLYTQFGIAEQAEASFWKRLEFDKQVAAGEVDPSDRPSRHSGGDAGFSLIPTIELCRQCPGLVTALGVSTGLTASAINGKGTIAQRERWVPDLLTLRTVGAWAITEPNSGSDAFGSMLATARRDGDEYVLNGNKTFITNGPYADTIVFICKLDEGNDPKERKVLSFVLDAGMEGLTQTPPLRKMGMHSSPTGELFLDDVRVGKDRLIGEDEDPKSGGGRSGAKATFQQERAGVAAMALGIIEQCLEVSVAYAKERVQFGQPIGEFQLIQQKLATMEVARMNIQNLVWRTIEMSNAGETMTFAEASAMKLYSAQQATACALEAVQLHGGNGYMAEYHVEQLARDAKVLQIYAGTDEIQTRAIAKALLAD; translated from the coding sequence ATGTACGCATGGTCCGAGGAACACCAGATGATCCGCACCGCGATGAAGGACTTCATCGCGAAGGAGATCATCCCGATCCGTGACGATCTCGAGCACGGCGACCTGCCGCCGTACGAGGTGCTCCGCAAGCTGTACACCCAGTTCGGGATCGCCGAACAGGCGGAGGCCTCGTTCTGGAAGCGCCTCGAGTTCGACAAGCAGGTGGCGGCGGGCGAGGTCGACCCGTCCGACCGTCCGAGCCGCCACAGTGGGGGAGACGCCGGCTTCTCGCTGATCCCGACGATCGAGTTGTGCCGCCAGTGCCCGGGTCTCGTGACGGCGCTCGGGGTTTCGACCGGTCTCACGGCCTCTGCGATCAACGGCAAGGGCACGATCGCCCAGCGCGAGCGGTGGGTGCCCGACCTGCTGACGCTGCGGACGGTCGGTGCGTGGGCGATCACCGAACCCAACTCCGGTTCGGACGCGTTCGGTTCGATGTTGGCGACCGCTCGGCGCGACGGCGACGAGTACGTCCTCAACGGCAACAAGACGTTCATCACGAACGGTCCCTACGCCGACACGATCGTCTTCATCTGCAAGCTCGACGAGGGCAACGACCCCAAGGAGCGCAAGGTGCTCAGCTTCGTGCTCGACGCCGGCATGGAGGGCCTCACCCAGACGCCCCCGCTCCGCAAGATGGGCATGCACTCGTCGCCGACCGGCGAACTGTTCCTCGACGACGTGCGCGTCGGCAAGGACCGCCTGATCGGCGAGGACGAGGACCCGAAGTCGGGCGGCGGCCGTTCCGGTGCGAAGGCCACGTTCCAGCAGGAGCGTGCCGGCGTGGCCGCCATGGCGCTCGGCATCATCGAGCAGTGTCTCGAGGTGTCGGTCGCCTACGCGAAGGAGCGTGTCCAGTTCGGCCAGCCGATCGGTGAGTTCCAGCTGATCCAGCAGAAGCTGGCGACGATGGAGGTCGCCCGGATGAACATCCAGAACCTCGTCTGGCGCACGATCGAGATGTCGAACGCCGGCGAGACGATGACGTTCGCCGAGGCGTCCGCGATGAAGCTCTACTCGGCCCAGCAGGCCACCGCGTGCGCCCTCGAAGCGGTGCAGTTGCACGGCGGCAACGGCTACATGGCCGAGTACCACGTCGAACAGCTGGCCCGCGACGCCAAGGTGCTCCAGATCTACGCCGGCACCGACGAGATCCAGACCCGGGCGATCGCCAAGGCCCTGCTGGCCGACTGA